In Curtobacterium sp. L6-1, a genomic segment contains:
- a CDS encoding gluconokinase: MADATRLPPVLVMGVSGSGKSTVGEALTAALVARGEAAEFVDADALHPQVNKDKMHEGIPLTDEDRRPWLDACSERIAAVQASGSRCVMANSALKRAYRDRLREDAPTLFIAFLDGSRELIAERQSHRHHEYMPNSLLDSQFATLERPESDEAFGAVAIHGSVDETVAQILAVLP, translated from the coding sequence ATGGCCGATGCGACCCGACTCCCGCCCGTGCTCGTGATGGGGGTCTCCGGCTCCGGCAAGTCGACGGTGGGCGAGGCCCTGACCGCCGCACTCGTCGCACGCGGGGAGGCCGCCGAGTTCGTCGACGCCGACGCCCTCCACCCGCAGGTGAACAAGGACAAGATGCACGAGGGCATCCCGCTCACCGACGAGGACCGCCGCCCGTGGCTCGACGCGTGCTCGGAGCGGATCGCGGCGGTGCAGGCCTCCGGCTCCCGCTGCGTGATGGCGAACTCGGCGCTGAAGCGTGCGTACCGCGACCGCCTCCGCGAGGACGCACCGACGCTGTTCATCGCGTTCCTGGACGGCTCGCGCGAGCTGATCGCCGAGCGGCAGAGCCACCGGCACCACGAGTACATGCCGAACTCGCTGCTCGACTCGCAGTTCGCGACCCTGGAGCGGCCGGAGTCCGACGAGGCCTTCGGCGCCGTCGCGATCCACGGCTCGGTCGACGAGACGGTCGCCCAGATCCTGGCCGTCCTGCCCTAG
- the manD gene encoding D-mannonate dehydratase ManD, with translation MTDPTDRVADPAPGSRDDGPATAASASRPDTWASTDRGQLLDRAEVVVTSPDRNFVTLKLTTADGVTGLGDATLNGRELAVATYLSEHVVPLLVGRDASRIEDAWQFLYRSSYWRRGPVTMAAIAAVDMALWDIKAKVAGMPLYQLLGGASRTGLMAYGHASGKELPELFDSIRAHQAEGYRSIRVQTGVPGLESIYGIASNRTTEGNAGVRYDFEPAQRGAVPAMEDWDTRAYLRHLPTVFEAVRNEFGPDLPLLHDGHHRMTPIQAAKLGKSLEPYDLFWLEDCTPAENQEALRLVRQHTTTPLAIGEVFNTIWDFKDVIRDQLIDYVRGAVTHMGGVTPLRKTMDYAAMYQVKSGFHGPTDISPVGLAAQMHLGLAIHNFGIQEYMRHGPRTNQVFRQTSTFTDGYLHPGDEPGLGVTLDVDEAGKYPYEQAYLPFNRLADGTVHDW, from the coding sequence ATGACCGACCCGACCGACCGCGTCGCCGACCCGGCCCCGGGATCCCGCGACGACGGCCCCGCGACCGCAGCCTCCGCCTCCCGCCCCGACACCTGGGCGAGCACCGACCGCGGCCAGCTCCTCGACCGCGCCGAGGTCGTCGTCACGAGCCCCGACCGCAACTTCGTCACCCTGAAGCTCACCACGGCCGACGGCGTCACGGGCCTCGGCGACGCGACCCTGAACGGCCGCGAACTCGCTGTCGCCACCTACCTGTCCGAGCACGTCGTGCCGCTGCTCGTCGGTCGTGACGCCAGCCGCATCGAGGACGCCTGGCAGTTCCTCTACCGCTCCTCGTACTGGCGTCGCGGCCCGGTCACGATGGCCGCCATCGCCGCCGTCGACATGGCGCTGTGGGACATCAAGGCCAAGGTCGCCGGCATGCCGCTCTACCAGCTGCTCGGCGGGGCGTCGCGCACCGGACTCATGGCGTACGGCCACGCGTCGGGCAAGGAGCTGCCCGAGCTGTTCGACTCGATCCGCGCGCACCAGGCGGAGGGGTACCGGTCGATCCGCGTGCAGACCGGCGTGCCCGGGCTCGAGAGCATCTACGGCATCGCGTCGAACCGGACCACCGAGGGCAACGCCGGCGTCCGGTACGACTTCGAGCCCGCGCAGCGCGGTGCCGTCCCGGCGATGGAGGACTGGGACACCCGCGCCTACCTCCGACACCTCCCGACGGTGTTCGAGGCGGTGCGCAACGAGTTCGGCCCGGACCTGCCGCTCCTGCACGACGGTCACCACCGGATGACGCCGATCCAGGCCGCCAAGCTCGGCAAGAGCCTGGAGCCGTACGACCTGTTCTGGCTCGAGGACTGCACCCCCGCCGAGAACCAGGAGGCGCTACGGCTCGTCCGGCAGCACACCACGACGCCGCTCGCGATCGGCGAGGTCTTCAACACGATCTGGGACTTCAAGGACGTCATCCGCGACCAGCTCATCGACTACGTCCGCGGTGCCGTCACGCACATGGGCGGCGTCACCCCGCTGCGCAAGACGATGGACTACGCGGCGATGTACCAGGTGAAGTCCGGGTTCCACGGGCCGACGGACATCTCGCCGGTGGGACTCGCGGCGCAGATGCACCTCGGCCTCGCGATCCACAACTTCGGCATCCAGGAGTACATGCGGCACGGGCCGCGGACGAACCAGGTGTTCCGGCAGACGTCCACCTTCACGGACGGGTACCTGCACCCGGGCGACGAGCCGGGCCTCGGCGTGACGCTCGACGTCGACGAGGCGGGGAAGTACCCGTACGAGCAGGCCTACCTGCCGTTCAACCGCCTGGCCGACGGGACCGTGCACGACTGGTAG